One Helianthus annuus cultivar XRQ/B chromosome 12, HanXRQr2.0-SUNRISE, whole genome shotgun sequence genomic region harbors:
- the LOC110901588 gene encoding putative pentatricopeptide repeat-containing protein At1g12700, mitochondrial: MHAQGRIPNECTYGIVLDGLCNNHLVEDALSLFHLVGNNSKLNSNIVVYTILIDGAGKNGKVDVARILFQGLIDKGLQPNVRTYNVMINGFCREGQLGKAKLLFLKMEESGCPPDDVTYRVLLQGYLKNRHYDDVEMLLQEMDDRCYYSLDASTLSLFIDHIAAGLLDRRSMLKLLGKLVPKELLNDPSLCDWE; encoded by the coding sequence ATGCATGCACAAGGCCGAATTCCAAATGAATGCACTTATGGAATAGTTTTAGATGGCCTTTGCAACAACCATCTAGTAGAGGATGCGCTCTCTTTGTTTCATTTGGTGGGTAACAACAGCAAGCTTAATTCTAATATTGTTGTATACACCATTCTCATTGATGGTGCAGGCAAAAATGGGAAAGTAGATGTTGCGAGGATTCTTTTCCAAGGTCTAATTGATAAAGGCTTGCAACCTAATGTTCGTACATATAACGTGATGATCAATGGTTTTTGTCGGGAAGGTCAATTGGGGAAAGCAAAGTTGTTGTTTCTTAAAATGGAAGAGAGTGGCTGCCCGCCAGATGATGTTACTTACCGTGTTTTACTCCAAGGATATCTAAAGAACAGGCACTATGACGATGTGGAGATGCTTTTACAGGAAATGGATGATAGATGTTACTACTCACTTGATGCTTCGACTTTATCGTTATTTATAGATCATATCGCAGCTGGTTTACTAGATAGAAGAAGTATGCTTAAGTTGTTAGGTAAGCTTGTGCCAAAAGAATTATTGAACGATCCTAGCTTGTGCGACTGGGAGTGA